The following are encoded together in the Anaerostipes caccae L1-92 genome:
- the acpS gene encoding holo-ACP synthase: MIVGIGTDLIEIGRVQKMVERKNRLSRIFSEEELACAGLNSTTLAGNFAVKEAVSKVFGTGFFGLEPYEIGVFRNSKGAPYVKLTGRAEKMASDRKITKFHVSVTNTGGLAQAFVIGECL; encoded by the coding sequence ATGATTGTCGGTATAGGAACTGACCTGATAGAAATCGGGCGGGTACAGAAGATGGTGGAGAGAAAGAACCGCCTGAGCCGGATTTTTTCAGAAGAGGAACTGGCATGCGCAGGTTTAAACAGTACGACTCTTGCTGGTAATTTTGCAGTTAAAGAAGCCGTTTCCAAGGTATTTGGAACCGGCTTCTTCGGATTGGAGCCCTATGAGATCGGAGTGTTTCGGAATTCAAAAGGAGCACCTTATGTGAAACTCACAGGCAGAGCCGAAAAAATGGCATCAGATAGGAAGATTACGAAATTTCATGTGTCGGTTACGAACACAGGGGGGCTGGCACAGGCTTTTGTCATAGGAGAGTGTCTATGA
- a CDS encoding redox-sensing transcriptional repressor Rex: MSSMDKNISPAVIKRLPRYYRYLGALKAKNITRISSKELSERMKVTASQIRQDLNNFGGFGQQGYGYNVENLYVEIGKILGLDKSNQMIIVGAGNLGQALANYQDFNNNSIGFQVIALFDVNPKLIGITVHGVEVHDIDDMEEFIKNHEIKIAALTLPQDQAPKIAKDLVSWGIKGFWNFAPVDLTLPDSVTVENVHLAESLMTLTYNIHSREDSEGAE; encoded by the coding sequence ATGTCATCAATGGATAAGAATATATCACCGGCAGTTATAAAGAGATTACCTAGATATTACCGTTATTTGGGGGCTTTGAAAGCAAAAAATATTACGAGGATCTCATCCAAAGAGCTGAGCGAGAGGATGAAAGTAACTGCATCCCAGATCCGGCAGGACCTGAATAATTTTGGAGGTTTCGGGCAGCAGGGATACGGCTACAATGTAGAAAATCTTTACGTGGAGATCGGAAAGATTCTGGGACTTGACAAAAGCAATCAGATGATCATCGTCGGTGCCGGCAATCTGGGGCAGGCATTGGCCAATTATCAGGATTTTAACAATAACAGCATTGGTTTTCAGGTGATTGCGCTGTTCGATGTGAATCCGAAGCTGATCGGCATCACGGTGCACGGAGTGGAAGTGCACGATATTGACGATATGGAAGAGTTTATAAAGAATCATGAGATCAAGATTGCAGCCCTCACGCTTCCGCAGGACCAGGCGCCGAAGATTGCCAAAGATCTTGTATCGTGGGGCATCAAAGGATTTTGGAACTTTGCCCCTGTGGATCTCACGCTGCCGGACAGTGTGACCGTGGAGAATGTCCATTTGGCAGAAAGCCTCATGACGCTGACTTACAATATTCACAGCAGGGAAGACAGCGAAGGCGCGGAGTAA
- a CDS encoding ABC-F family ATP-binding cassette domain-containing protein: protein MVLSCQNIHKTFVDQEVLKGISFHINEKDRLAVIGLNGAGKSTLLKIIMDQMTPDDGEIHKKKDADIGYLAQHQDHTSSRTIYEELLTIKQDVIELDKKLRSLEHMMKHLSGTELEEKMEEYTRATHLFEQKNGFAYKSEITGILKGLGFQEEDFQKKIETLSGGQKTRVALGKLLLMKPEILLLDEPTNHLDVDSIQWLETYLSHYEGAVILVSHDRYFLDKIVNKVMEIESGHAMLFDGNYTSFIKKRDQVKAIRLKEYENQQQEIRHQKAVIEKLKQFNREKSIRRAESREKMLNKIDVIEKPVEVDGKMRFAIEPSVISGNDVLTVEHLEKSFGPHMLFSDINFEIFRGERVALIGANGTGKTTMLKIICKQMAKNKGLIKLGSQVSIGYYDQAQDNLHPDKTIFEEISDSFPELTNTKIRNTLAAFLFKGEDVFKLVSSLSGGEKGRVSLAKLMLSHANFLILDEPTNHLDIHSKEILESALSQYTGTVLYVSHDRYFINKTATRILELSSKDGLHSYPGDYQHYLIEKEKEGTKKVQNAETESVSDTKLSWQKQKEEDAKRRKRENRLKKIEQEIEELEAESTKLDEEMCLPENAVNTKKLLELSAAKVRNEEHLETLYEEWETLSEETE, encoded by the coding sequence ATGGTTTTATCTTGTCAGAATATACATAAAACATTTGTCGACCAGGAAGTCCTGAAAGGAATTTCCTTTCATATCAATGAAAAGGACCGGCTTGCCGTCATCGGCTTAAACGGTGCCGGAAAGTCCACCCTGCTCAAGATCATCATGGATCAGATGACACCCGATGACGGGGAGATCCACAAAAAGAAGGACGCCGATATCGGCTATCTCGCACAGCATCAGGACCATACTTCTTCCCGCACCATTTATGAAGAGCTTTTGACCATAAAACAGGATGTGATCGAACTGGACAAAAAACTCCGCTCTCTGGAGCATATGATGAAGCATTTAAGCGGCACAGAGCTCGAAGAAAAGATGGAGGAATACACCAGGGCCACTCATTTATTTGAACAGAAAAACGGTTTTGCTTATAAAAGTGAGATCACAGGAATCTTAAAAGGACTCGGGTTTCAAGAGGAAGACTTTCAAAAAAAAATCGAGACTCTGTCCGGAGGACAAAAGACAAGGGTCGCTCTCGGAAAACTCCTGCTGATGAAGCCAGAGATCCTTCTCCTGGATGAGCCTACCAACCATTTGGATGTAGATTCGATCCAGTGGCTGGAAACCTATTTAAGCCACTATGAGGGCGCTGTCATCCTGGTCTCCCATGACCGGTATTTCCTGGACAAGATCGTCAACAAAGTCATGGAGATTGAGTCGGGGCACGCGATGCTCTTTGACGGCAACTACACTTCTTTTATTAAAAAAAGGGATCAGGTAAAGGCAATCCGCTTGAAGGAGTACGAAAACCAGCAGCAGGAGATCCGTCACCAGAAGGCGGTCATTGAAAAACTAAAACAATTTAACCGGGAAAAATCCATCCGCCGGGCAGAGAGCCGTGAAAAGATGCTGAACAAAATTGATGTGATCGAAAAGCCTGTGGAAGTCGACGGAAAAATGCGCTTTGCCATCGAACCGTCGGTGATCAGCGGAAACGATGTCTTAACGGTGGAACATCTGGAAAAAAGTTTCGGGCCGCATATGCTGTTTTCCGATATAAATTTTGAAATATTCCGCGGTGAGCGCGTGGCATTGATCGGCGCCAACGGAACCGGCAAGACTACGATGTTAAAAATCATCTGCAAACAAATGGCCAAAAACAAAGGACTGATTAAGCTCGGTTCCCAAGTTTCCATCGGATATTACGATCAGGCACAGGACAACCTGCATCCGGATAAGACAATCTTCGAGGAGATATCTGATTCCTTTCCGGAACTGACCAACACAAAAATCAGAAATACACTGGCTGCTTTCCTTTTTAAAGGAGAAGATGTCTTTAAACTTGTTTCTTCCTTAAGCGGCGGTGAAAAGGGACGGGTATCTCTTGCGAAACTTATGCTTTCCCATGCCAATTTTCTGATTCTTGATGAGCCTACCAACCACCTGGACATTCACTCCAAAGAAATCCTGGAATCCGCCCTGTCCCAGTACACAGGCACGGTTCTTTACGTGTCTCACGACCGCTATTTTATCAACAAGACAGCCACAAGAATTTTGGAACTCTCTTCGAAAGACGGTCTGCACTCTTATCCGGGCGACTACCAGCACTATCTTATCGAAAAGGAGAAGGAAGGCACGAAAAAGGTACAGAACGCTGAAACTGAGTCTGTATCCGATACGAAGCTGAGCTGGCAGAAGCAAAAGGAAGAAGACGCAAAGCGTCGGAAAAGAGAAAACCGCCTGAAAAAAATAGAACAGGAAATCGAGGAACTGGAAGCGGAAAGCACAAAGCTTGACGAAGAAATGTGCCTGCCGGAGAACGCAGTCAACACAAAGAAGCTGCTGGAACTCTCCGCTGCCAAAGTCCGGAATGAGGAACATCTGGAAACCCTTTATGAAGAATGGGAGACCCTGTCAGAAGAAACCGAGTAA
- a CDS encoding glycosyltransferase family 2 protein: MKLISFAVPCYNSQEYMRHCIDTLLTGGDKVEILIIDDGSTDNTGMIADEYENKYPGICRAIHQKNKGHGGAVNTGIAHAKGIYFKVVDSDDWVNEHAYEEIFNQLETFYRQGTIIDMFMSNYVYEKQGVKRKTVIHYRHTIPVEQIFTWDDVKRFPLSQYILMHSVIYRTSLLHECRLCLPEHTFYVDNLYVFKPLPYVKTIYYLDVNFYRYFIGRDDQSVNEANMIKRIDQQFFVTKAMIDYMSSFELVNKPLYRYMKHYLSIIMTVSSVIAIKSGIPEHLQMKKELWKYLKSKNTKLYRQIRGSLVGNAVNLPGYGGRKVVIAAYKAARKFIGFN, from the coding sequence ATGAAATTAATATCGTTTGCTGTGCCGTGTTATAATTCCCAGGAATATATGAGACACTGCATAGATACATTGCTGACCGGAGGAGACAAAGTTGAGATCCTCATCATAGACGATGGTTCCACGGACAATACCGGCATGATCGCCGATGAATATGAAAACAAATATCCCGGTATCTGCCGGGCGATCCATCAAAAGAACAAAGGCCACGGCGGTGCGGTAAACACTGGTATTGCTCATGCCAAAGGGATTTATTTTAAGGTGGTGGACAGTGACGACTGGGTAAACGAACATGCCTATGAGGAAATCTTCAATCAATTAGAGACCTTTTACCGCCAGGGAACCATTATAGACATGTTTATGTCAAACTATGTCTATGAGAAACAGGGTGTGAAGAGAAAAACCGTGATTCATTACCGCCATACGATCCCGGTTGAACAGATTTTTACCTGGGATGATGTAAAGCGATTTCCTCTGAGTCAGTACATTCTCATGCATTCCGTCATTTACCGTACTTCTCTTCTCCATGAGTGCCGTCTGTGCCTGCCGGAACATACTTTTTATGTAGACAACCTTTACGTTTTCAAACCGCTTCCATATGTGAAGACGATTTACTATCTGGATGTAAATTTTTACCGCTACTTCATCGGAAGGGACGATCAGTCTGTCAATGAAGCCAATATGATCAAACGGATCGACCAGCAGTTTTTTGTCACCAAAGCCATGATCGATTATATGAGCAGCTTTGAGCTGGTAAACAAGCCGTTATACCGCTACATGAAACACTATCTGAGCATCATCATGACGGTATCATCTGTCATTGCCATCAAATCCGGCATACCGGAGCATCTTCAGATGAAGAAGGAACTCTGGAAGTACCTGAAATCGAAAAACACAAAACTATACCGTCAGATCCGGGGATCTCTTGTTGGAAATGCCGTCAACCTCCCGGGCTACGGAGGCCGGAAAGTTGTCATCGCAGCTTACAAAGCAGCACGGAAGTTTATTGGATTTAATTAA
- a CDS encoding MerR family transcriptional regulator, with product MKTYKTSEVAKLIGIHPNTVRLYEEAGLIPKPKRQNNGYRIFTDLHIEQFRLARLAFQMEVLQNGLRKKAVQIVKTSASCDFSRALVLAEEYLAQIRKEHANAEEAVEIVTEILAGGSQEHTHPMKRREVSRYLGISMDALRNWEMNGLLTVKRRQNGYRIYTSQDIQRLKIIRSLRCANYSLESILRLLGHLSKNPGIDIKEVLDTPNKDDEIIAVCDKLITSLLTAENNALEMIYRLKRMKKQFS from the coding sequence ATGAAAACTTATAAAACATCTGAGGTTGCAAAACTCATAGGAATTCATCCCAATACTGTCCGGCTGTACGAAGAAGCGGGGCTGATCCCAAAACCAAAACGGCAGAACAATGGATACCGTATTTTTACCGATCTCCATATCGAACAGTTCCGGCTGGCCCGTCTGGCTTTTCAAATGGAGGTTCTGCAGAACGGGCTGAGGAAAAAGGCTGTTCAGATCGTAAAAACATCGGCATCCTGTGATTTTTCCAGGGCTCTGGTACTGGCAGAAGAATACCTGGCACAGATCAGAAAGGAACACGCCAATGCCGAAGAGGCAGTTGAAATCGTAACAGAAATTTTAGCCGGCGGATCACAGGAGCATACCCATCCCATGAAACGCAGGGAAGTCTCCCGGTATCTCGGCATTTCTATGGATGCTCTGAGAAATTGGGAAATGAACGGCCTTTTGACTGTAAAACGCAGGCAGAATGGATACCGCATATATACGAGTCAGGATATACAGAGGCTCAAAATTATTCGCTCCTTGAGGTGTGCAAATTATTCTTTGGAATCCATTCTGCGTCTGCTTGGGCACCTGTCAAAAAATCCCGGGATTGATATCAAAGAAGTTTTGGATACTCCCAATAAAGATGACGAAATTATTGCGGTGTGCGACAAACTGATTACTTCTCTGCTCACAGCCGAGAATAATGCCTTGGAAATGATATACAGACTGAAAAGAATGAAAAAACAATTTTCTTAA
- a CDS encoding ABC transporter ATP-binding protein has translation MNEVIKAEKLCKTYNKTPAADNISLSVKRGTVFGLLGANGAGKSTTIECILGTKTSDSGTISILGMNPQTSRKQLFQKVGVQFQDAAYQDNITVSELCEVTASLYQDSADPDKLLQKFGISGKAKSQIKDLSGGERQRLFIILALIPNPEVVFLDELTTGLDARARRQVWNILSSLKEHGLTIFLTSHFMDEIENLCDCICILKKGNIIFYGTVAEAVASSPYEHFEDAYLWYTDEEELIDENF, from the coding sequence ATGAATGAAGTGATCAAAGCAGAAAAATTATGTAAAACCTACAACAAAACGCCTGCGGCAGACAATATCAGTCTGTCCGTAAAGCGCGGAACGGTTTTTGGCCTGCTCGGGGCCAATGGCGCAGGCAAGAGTACAACGATTGAATGCATTTTAGGCACAAAGACGTCAGACAGCGGAACAATATCCATTCTGGGAATGAATCCGCAGACATCCAGAAAGCAGCTGTTTCAAAAGGTAGGAGTCCAATTTCAGGACGCGGCTTATCAGGATAATATCACCGTTTCGGAACTTTGTGAAGTTACCGCTTCCCTCTATCAGGATTCCGCAGATCCGGATAAATTACTGCAAAAGTTTGGAATTTCCGGAAAAGCAAAAAGCCAGATCAAAGATTTATCCGGCGGCGAAAGACAGAGACTTTTTATTATCCTCGCACTCATACCCAATCCTGAAGTCGTCTTTTTGGACGAGCTGACGACCGGACTGGACGCGAGGGCCAGACGCCAAGTGTGGAATATACTCTCCTCACTCAAGGAACATGGACTGACGATTTTCCTGACGTCCCATTTTATGGATGAAATCGAGAACCTGTGTGACTGCATCTGTATTTTAAAAAAAGGAAACATCATATTTTACGGTACGGTGGCGGAGGCAGTTGCATCGAGTCCTTATGAACATTTTGAAGACGCTTATCTTTGGTATACAGACGAGGAGGAATTAATTGATGAAAACTTTTAA
- a CDS encoding ABC transporter permease, translating into MKTFKTMLKTELKLSLRGMDMFIFAICVPLVVLAVMGIIYGNRPAFSGAGYSFLEQSFGAVTTISICAGGVMGLPLVVSDYRSKGILKRYKVTPASPSMILAVQVTIYTLYAAVSLILLYAEAVLFFGYQFRGSFLSFLGCYLLVIVSMFSIGMLVGGIAPNTKIASVAASLLYFPMLIFSGATLPYEVMPKVLQKTADIMPLTQGIKLLKAASLGEELGSVIVPAVTIVCIAVICTFASLKFFQWE; encoded by the coding sequence ATGAAAACTTTTAAGACAATGCTGAAAACAGAATTAAAATTATCTCTGAGAGGAATGGATATGTTTATATTTGCGATCTGTGTGCCTCTTGTGGTACTGGCAGTCATGGGAATTATTTATGGCAACAGGCCTGCATTCAGCGGTGCCGGATACTCATTTCTGGAACAGTCGTTCGGAGCCGTCACTACCATCTCCATCTGTGCAGGAGGTGTGATGGGACTGCCGCTGGTCGTCTCTGATTACCGGAGCAAAGGTATATTAAAACGCTACAAGGTTACGCCGGCCAGCCCTTCCATGATCTTAGCGGTACAGGTGACAATTTATACTTTATATGCGGCTGTTTCTCTGATCCTGCTCTATGCCGAAGCCGTTCTTTTCTTTGGATATCAGTTCCGCGGATCTTTTTTAAGTTTTCTGGGATGTTATCTCCTGGTCATTGTGTCTATGTTCAGCATCGGCATGCTGGTAGGCGGTATTGCTCCGAATACTAAGATAGCGAGTGTCGCCGCGAGTCTGCTGTACTTTCCGATGCTGATTTTTTCAGGCGCAACACTTCCCTATGAAGTCATGCCCAAAGTGCTGCAGAAAACTGCAGATATCATGCCGCTGACTCAGGGAATCAAGCTGCTGAAAGCCGCTTCTCTGGGAGAGGAGCTTGGCAGTGTGATTGTTCCGGCTGTGACCATTGTCTGCATCGCAGTAATCTGTACCTTCGCATCCCTCAAATTCTTTCAGTGGGAATAG